TCATACATTCTCTTAGCCATGATCTTCAATAAAAACACCCCACTTAGACTTGGACAAGAAGACTTTTTCATGAAAATCACATAATATGAAAATGAATATAAGAACTTTGCCTATGTTGTTATCTATGATATAATTTGTTTAGTTGGTAACCCTAACATATATGCCTTATCGTCCTTGCATGTATTACCTGGCAAGCTCGTGCCATTGAAGACGCCATATATAAGAACTGCCTTCAATTCTTCCCAAGTTCCCATATCATCCTCCATGTGCATCCCTGTGGGACAGTGCCCGGATATTGTGTGCTTCTGTTTGTTCCATAAAGCTTGGTTTCTCAGGGGAGTATGTTTACTTAAACCAAATATGGATCATGTATGGACATAGTTTCATGTTGTGTGTACATACAAGAGCCCTGTTGAGGATATGTACGAGCTTCCTTGTATTGTGGAGAAGATATGACCAACCCCTCCAAGAACAGATTTTTGCCTTCTCATATGTTTAATCTAATCATTCTCCAATATGTTCTTGCCTTGCTTTGGCATGCAGTGCAAGCCACACATGCTGTTCACCCCCGCCCCCTTTCTTTTAGCCAAAGAAATTgaataaagaaagaaatgtaACAGCTTGGTTAACGTGGTTTGGATGAGTTTTGGGTCAAATCATTTAATTTCTCAATCAACTTGTCCTCTACTCCTCATGTGTGTAcagaaatatataaaattttaaaaccaaagTATTTTTTGAGGAAAATTCTAGTTTTAATCTGCATACATGCTTCTCAAAAATACCTTTATTTTGAACATGAGCTTTGGGCTTCATGGTTCATCCCCGGCTCACCTGGTTTGAGTCCTTTGGAATGACTGGGGCAACGGTGGGGGCGGAAAAAGAAAATACCTTAattttaaaatgatatatatatatttgtattggaTATACATGTAATTGTGAAGCTCTCATCTGGATTGGgccaattttatttttagaaaatttgtatCATCTGGTATGCAATGAGATCACCAATATGCATAATTGGGTTAGATCTAGCTCCTTGACTTCTGGGTAGGCTAAGCAACTTGTGAGGCAACCGATTTGACTTTCGGTTTCTGCAGTAAAGACTTTACACCAAATTCTCTAATAAGTTTATCAGAACAGATAAATTATATATGCAAGAGAAAAGAAGTTACAGTGAGAAGGATTTTCAGGAAAatcagagagagagtgagagagaaaatGGCACCACATTCTATATTTAATTGGGTTAGTAACCAGTCAATCTCTATGTACAACCCTAAGCCCCCATCTTCCCACCACCACTGCATTTCAATATTTAAAAGCCTCtctccaaaataaaatattttactcAAAATGTGACGCAAGAACTGCCCAATATGCAAAGAAAACTGACCAACCAGATATTTGGGGAAGGGACATTAAAAGGATCATGTATAGTATCAAGTAGCCATTGCCCTTAACAATCTAGCTTGTAAGCTCTCTACCCAGAATCCACAAATTTTCTTACAAGCaatagaaaagagaaaaaaaaaactgcaaATTCCGGGCAAGTTTTGAGTTTCCAATCTCCATGAATCAATCAATTTGGCTATTTTCTCTTCTATCTTTTATGTTCTTCCATGTGGAAGCACAAACTACCCTAGAGCAGGGGACTGTAGTGACTTCTCCAGAAATTGCCACTTCTTTCCGGCCAAGCCTTGCAGTTGTTATTGGAATCCTGTGTATCATGTTTTCCCTGACGTTTATACTCATTGTATATGCAAAATTCTGTCACAGGACAGCTTCTGTTCACGCCGATCAACAGGGGCTTAACAGAACGAGTTCTCGATTCTCTGGGATTGACAAAACGGTGATTGAATCGCTTCCTTTCTTTCGGTTCTCTTCGCTCAAAGGTTCAAGGGAAGGTCTTGAATGCGCAGTGTGCTTGTCAAAATTTGAAGACATTGAAGTCCTCAGGTTGCTGCCTAAGTGTAAACATGCCTTTCACATTGGCTGTGTTGATCAGTGGCTTGAGAACCACTCAAGCTGTCCTCTTTGCAGGCACAAGGTCTCCGCGGAGGACCTCACCATCTTCACATATTCGACAAGTTTGAGGTTCTTGTGGGACAAGTCGGAGCTGCGAGAGGATTCAAACTTAGAGCTCTTTGTCCAGAGAGAGGAAGATCATCATCATGGGTCTTCAAGGTTCAGCAGTGGGAGCAGCTTTCGGAAACCCGAAAACAGTAGAAAGGAAGAAGAACTGCCCATTCGAGAAGAGAGTAGCGATGGCGATGAAGAACAGAAACTCTTTCACAAGCTCAATCACAAGATCATTGTATCCGATGTTGTCTATAAGAACCGGTGGAGCAATGTGAGCTCTTCAGACCTTCTGTTTTTGAACTCAGAGATGATCAATGCTATGTCAAGTGATAGATTTTCTCCTTTGGATGCAACTAATGGGCAACTGGAAACAACAAGGGCGATCGACGATGACCAGATCATGAAGATCAAGGAGGAAATGGACAGGAAGAGATTGTTCGCAAGCAAGGCTAATTCGGTTCCACTCTCTGCCGGTCATTCATCTACTTCAGGTTCCGAAACAAATCCAAGTTCTAGGCCAGAGCTTGTAGCCTCAGCCGAGCAAAGGTCGAAGTCGGAGATTACAGCTCTTTCGAGGTTCG
This window of the Malania oleifera isolate guangnan ecotype guangnan chromosome 6, ASM2987363v1, whole genome shotgun sequence genome carries:
- the LOC131157078 gene encoding E3 ubiquitin-protein ligase ATL42-like, whose amino-acid sequence is MNQSIWLFSLLSFMFFHVEAQTTLEQGTVVTSPEIATSFRPSLAVVIGILCIMFSLTFILIVYAKFCHRTASVHADQQGLNRTSSRFSGIDKTVIESLPFFRFSSLKGSREGLECAVCLSKFEDIEVLRLLPKCKHAFHIGCVDQWLENHSSCPLCRHKVSAEDLTIFTYSTSLRFLWDKSELREDSNLELFVQREEDHHHGSSRFSSGSSFRKPENSRKEEELPIREESSDGDEEQKLFHKLNHKIIVSDVVYKNRWSNVSSSDLLFLNSEMINAMSSDRFSPLDATNGQLETTRAIDDDQIMKIKEEMDRKRLFASKANSVPLSAGHSSTSGSETNPSSRPELVASAEQRSKSEITALSRFAEKNKLGVSAFPENGMKEERKRKLWLPIARRTVQWFAANRERSPQESQHSRQSLNV